A genome region from Chryseobacterium sp. G0186 includes the following:
- a CDS encoding T9SS type A sorting domain-containing protein: MKKHLFPLFLLLIGVNAQAQKDFFAITGKDTQSINFSDFRAMDAINGVSGEKIFATESSSKVFSQTRKGLVTEDKNSFNNSQAVTMAALAYDSSGNNLVYMPMFSSNIYVLNPETKEITLVENNVARVSSCDINSHITRMATGYDGNIYAVNNAGTQFLQISKKNGQYIVNDLGIIKDDVSNGKNSFTAIETGFGGDMIADADNNFYVFAASGNVFKVSIKDLKARFVGKIVGIPDNYSVNGSAVNAQGKVVIASAKGAPLYEVDLTTLQANKLPGEQNLHIYDLASKYFANDKRASSNILTNIDIYPTRVDEHYINVHINNKNVKGNLKLNVFDLSGKNVINQNLSVKDGSLDQKVDLKSLINGAYIVSIADESGKIVTTKKIMVTE, encoded by the coding sequence ATGAAAAAACATTTATTCCCTCTATTCTTATTGCTAATAGGTGTAAATGCCCAAGCGCAAAAGGATTTCTTTGCTATTACAGGAAAAGATACTCAGAGCATTAACTTCAGCGATTTTCGGGCTATGGATGCCATAAATGGTGTTTCCGGAGAGAAAATTTTTGCAACTGAATCTTCTTCAAAAGTATTTTCGCAGACGAGAAAAGGTTTGGTAACCGAAGATAAAAACTCATTTAATAATTCACAGGCAGTGACCATGGCTGCACTGGCATATGATTCTTCTGGTAATAATCTGGTCTATATGCCTATGTTTTCTTCCAATATTTATGTTTTAAATCCTGAGACTAAAGAAATTACCTTGGTAGAAAATAATGTGGCAAGAGTTTCGTCATGTGATATCAACTCTCATATTACAAGAATGGCAACAGGTTATGATGGAAATATTTATGCTGTCAATAATGCTGGGACACAGTTTTTACAAATTAGTAAGAAGAATGGTCAATATATAGTTAATGATCTTGGAATTATTAAGGATGATGTTTCTAATGGAAAAAATTCCTTTACTGCAATTGAAACTGGTTTTGGTGGAGATATGATAGCCGATGCAGATAATAATTTTTATGTTTTTGCTGCTTCAGGAAATGTCTTTAAGGTTTCTATTAAAGATTTAAAAGCTAGGTTTGTGGGTAAAATTGTGGGAATTCCGGATAATTATTCTGTTAATGGTTCTGCAGTCAATGCCCAAGGAAAAGTGGTTATTGCCAGTGCAAAAGGAGCGCCTTTATATGAGGTAGATTTAACAACTTTGCAGGCAAATAAACTTCCTGGTGAACAAAATCTTCATATCTATGATCTGGCGAGTAAGTATTTTGCTAATGATAAGCGTGCTTCTTCAAATATCTTGACTAACATCGATATTTATCCTACCAGGGTTGATGAGCATTATATCAATGTACACATTAATAATAAGAATGTAAAAGGTAACCTTAAGCTTAATGTTTTTGATCTATCCGGTAAGAATGTGATCAATCAAAATCTGTCTGTTAAGGATGGCTCTCTTGATCAGAAAGTTGATCTTAAAAGCTTAATTAACGGGGCTTATATTGTAAGTATTGCTGATGAATCAGGAAAAATAGTAACAACTAAAAAAATCATGGTGACAGAGTAA